A window of the Vibrio fluvialis genome harbors these coding sequences:
- a CDS encoding rod-binding protein — MKIDTGSDSSSVNSVLYHDNNALANIKNAADKHAALETVAGQFEAMFLQLVLRQMRSSSDVMADEDSPFNSKQQGVFRDMYDGQLAIEMAKKQRSGIADMLVKQLSPVVDGAGSNVVELAAAAERASHNRSAASNAVNNAANAVASLSQETTKVAVTNAFSQPLIRPLER; from the coding sequence ATGAAGATTGATACGGGAAGCGACAGCAGTTCAGTAAATTCAGTGCTGTATCACGACAACAACGCGCTGGCGAACATCAAGAACGCCGCCGACAAACACGCCGCGCTGGAAACCGTGGCGGGTCAGTTCGAGGCGATGTTTCTCCAACTGGTGCTGCGTCAGATGCGTAGTTCCAGCGATGTGATGGCCGATGAAGACAGCCCGTTTAACAGCAAGCAGCAGGGCGTGTTCCGCGACATGTACGACGGCCAGTTAGCGATTGAGATGGCGAAAAAGCAGCGCTCCGGCATTGCCGATATGCTGGTCAAACAGCTCAGTCCGGTGGTCGATGGTGCGGGCTCCAATGTGGTTGAACTGGCCGCGGCGGCGGAACGGGCATCACACAATCGCAGCGCCGCCTCCAATGCAGTTAACAATGCCGCCAATGCGGTCGCCTCTCTTTCTCAGGAAACCACCAAAGTGGCGGTGACGAATGCTTTTAGTCAGCCACTGATTAGACCTTTGGAGCGATAA
- the flgK gene encoding flagellar hook-associated protein FlgK, translating to MNLVNIALSGLNANRVALDVTAQNVANINTPGYSRQQALMASVGGAKYDNLSAGMGVEVTSIRRVTDQFLVKQTWSTGSVASYASRYTSSMSYLENTLGADGFSLSAGLDNLFAALHDATSKPESVPLRQQIINEAEALSRRFNTLTESMYNQHKDMNDQRTAAVAQANSVMANIAEVNKQIVELKGTGGNPAQLMDTRDALVGELAKIVEVKTTDQADGSMQVTLTSGQPLVMGSEHGTLKAIPDPSDAYLATMQVEFGKQSFAIPGDLGGELGAINEYQTDVLKPYMTALNDMAQSMADSFNTELALGLDLNGLPGKALFSYDPANPSSSLTITDITPNELALSGDGNPGNSDNLTALIAISNQAFSISGFGSLSLNDAFTGMVGEVAIKARQADSDYQAKNSMNEQAVAARDNISAVNSDEEAANLMTFANAHNANMKVISTANQLFDSVLQLF from the coding sequence ATGAACCTCGTCAACATTGCCTTAAGCGGACTCAACGCCAACCGTGTCGCACTCGATGTGACGGCGCAGAACGTCGCCAACATCAATACGCCGGGATACAGCCGCCAACAGGCGCTGATGGCCTCAGTCGGTGGTGCGAAATACGACAATCTGAGTGCAGGCATGGGGGTAGAAGTGACCAGTATTCGCCGAGTCACCGATCAGTTTCTGGTGAAGCAAACCTGGTCGACCGGCAGCGTGGCGTCTTACGCGTCGCGTTACACCAGCAGCATGAGTTATCTGGAAAACACGCTCGGCGCCGACGGCTTTAGCCTCTCTGCCGGGCTGGATAACCTGTTTGCGGCGCTGCACGATGCAACGTCCAAACCGGAATCGGTGCCGCTGCGCCAACAAATCATCAATGAAGCGGAAGCGCTGTCGCGCCGTTTCAACACGCTGACCGAGTCGATGTACAACCAACACAAAGACATGAACGATCAGCGCACGGCCGCCGTCGCGCAGGCCAACAGCGTGATGGCCAACATCGCCGAAGTGAACAAACAGATCGTCGAGCTGAAAGGCACCGGCGGTAACCCGGCGCAACTGATGGATACCCGTGACGCGCTGGTGGGCGAACTGGCGAAGATCGTCGAAGTGAAAACCACTGATCAAGCCGACGGCAGCATGCAAGTGACCCTGACATCCGGCCAGCCGCTGGTGATGGGCAGTGAACACGGCACGCTGAAAGCGATTCCCGATCCGAGCGATGCCTATCTCGCGACCATGCAAGTCGAATTTGGCAAGCAGAGCTTCGCCATTCCGGGCGATCTCGGTGGTGAGCTGGGCGCGATTAACGAATATCAAACCGACGTGCTCAAGCCGTACATGACGGCGCTCAACGACATGGCGCAATCCATGGCCGATTCGTTCAATACCGAACTGGCGCTGGGTCTGGATCTCAATGGCCTGCCGGGTAAGGCGCTGTTTAGCTACGATCCGGCCAACCCGTCATCGAGCCTGACCATCACTGACATCACGCCGAACGAACTGGCACTGTCGGGCGACGGCAATCCGGGTAACAGCGACAACCTGACGGCGCTGATCGCCATCAGTAATCAGGCGTTCTCAATCAGCGGTTTTGGGTCGCTGTCGCTCAACGATGCGTTTACCGGCATGGTCGGTGAAGTGGCCATCAAAGCGCGTCAGGCCGATTCTGATTATCAGGCCAAAAACAGCATGAACGAGCAAGCGGTCGCCGCACGCGACAACATCAGCGCGGTCAACAGCGATGAAGAAGCGGCCAACCTGATGACGTTTGCCAACGCACACAACGCCAACATGAAAGTGATCAGCACCGCGAATCAGCTGTTCGATTCCGTACTGCAATTATTCTAA
- the flgL gene encoding flagellar hook-associated protein FlgL: MRISDTQFSQMMLQSLQLNNAGLGKVMQQMSTGDRLTKLSDDPMASIKLLNLDREGSAIEQYQANIANVKTTLSSQEVYLDSVNESLKSIRERVLWGANGTMTTDDREGIVTELKSLRDSIASSFNAQDEEGHFLFSGTATSTAALDNSGGSYVLQGNSDKRVVTVAKGVTMESNMTAQDILDLGGGSNVLNTLDALISEFEAPTANFRTEVDNTLAAVDSTLNNVLAAMTEIGGRHNNLDLLDSAHGDNKLFVDKVTSDLSALDYGEASVRLSNYMAALQATQASYVKIDDLSLFDRI; encoded by the coding sequence ATGAGAATCAGCGATACCCAATTTAGCCAGATGATGCTGCAAAGCTTGCAGCTCAACAACGCCGGCCTTGGCAAAGTGATGCAGCAAATGTCGACGGGCGATCGCCTGACCAAGCTTTCGGACGATCCGATGGCGTCGATCAAACTGCTGAACCTTGACCGTGAAGGCAGCGCGATTGAGCAGTATCAAGCCAACATCGCCAACGTGAAAACCACATTGTCGAGTCAGGAAGTGTATTTAGATTCCGTCAACGAAAGCCTGAAAAGCATTCGTGAACGGGTGTTGTGGGGCGCCAACGGCACCATGACCACTGACGATCGCGAAGGCATCGTGACGGAGCTGAAAAGCCTGCGCGATTCGATTGCGTCATCATTCAATGCGCAGGACGAAGAAGGCCACTTTCTGTTTTCCGGCACCGCAACCAGCACCGCCGCACTGGATAACTCCGGCGGCAGCTATGTGCTGCAAGGTAACAGTGACAAGCGCGTGGTGACGGTGGCCAAAGGCGTGACCATGGAATCGAACATGACCGCGCAGGACATTCTTGATTTGGGCGGCGGCAGCAATGTGCTCAACACGCTGGATGCTTTGATCAGTGAGTTTGAGGCACCGACCGCGAATTTTCGTACCGAAGTTGACAATACGTTAGCCGCCGTCGACAGCACACTCAACAACGTGTTGGCGGCGATGACTGAAATCGGTGGCCGTCACAACAACCTCGACCTGCTCGACAGCGCACACGGCGACAACAAACTGTTTGTCGACAAAGTCACCAGCGATCTGTCGGCGCTGGATTACGGCGAAGCCTCGGTGCGTTTAAGCAATTACATGGCCGCGCTGCAAGCGACGCAGGCGAGCTATGTGAAAATCGACGACCTGTCGCTGTTTGACCGAATTTAG